One genomic window of Streptomyces sp. NBC_01276 includes the following:
- a CDS encoding SgcJ/EcaC family oxidoreductase: MIRMDTETVDIKAIEQVVAAVERTQRSKDAEGFLALFHPDALWTTAHGKVLVGRDAIAEFTRAVLPDANWDGEVTYEAVHTRFLRPDVAAVKVRQVYHSAEGDTEGAPLYVMTKQEDGTWLLHACQNTEVRGG; encoded by the coding sequence ATGATCCGCATGGACACCGAAACCGTAGACATCAAGGCCATCGAACAGGTCGTCGCCGCCGTCGAGCGCACTCAGCGCTCCAAGGACGCCGAGGGGTTCCTCGCGCTCTTCCACCCCGACGCCCTCTGGACCACCGCCCACGGCAAGGTCCTCGTCGGCCGCGACGCGATAGCCGAGTTCACCCGCGCCGTCCTGCCCGACGCGAACTGGGACGGCGAGGTCACCTACGAGGCGGTGCACACGCGGTTCCTGCGGCCCGACGTCGCGGCCGTCAAGGTCCGGCAGGTCTACCACTCGGCCGAGGGCGACACCGAGGGCGCCCCGCTGTACGTCATGACCAAGCAGGAAGACGGGACCTGGCTGCTGCACGCCTGCCAGAACACCGAGGTGCGGGGCGGCTAG
- a CDS encoding PP2C family protein-serine/threonine phosphatase, whose translation MGATGIDFEAVFRALPGAVALLTRDLVFADANEAYLRLSGRAAEEVLGRYLFDVFPDNPGDPAASGMSNLHASLRRVASTGEADSMALQRYDVQDPDRPGTWEERYWSPVNVPVLGPDGSVVLLLHRVEEVTELIRARGTRGGGARARVLEAELYTRARELQELNQRLREAHAREREVALHLQQAMLPEPDPLGHHGAAVRYRPATGSLNVCGDWYDLFDLPGRRCTAVAVGDVVGHGLTAAGVMGQLRSALSAASRVAGGPAQALEVLGLYARFVKGAESATAVSVFIDWSAHTLTYSSAGHPPPVLCHPDGSVTFLDQATDPPLGARPEHVSRPQSRTGFTEGSTLVLYTDGLVERRHEDIDIGLRRLADSVIRHRTADPDSLADALLIDLVPPAGITDDTALVVLRL comes from the coding sequence GTGGGCGCTACCGGTATCGACTTCGAAGCGGTCTTCCGGGCGCTGCCGGGCGCGGTCGCCCTGCTGACCAGGGACCTCGTGTTCGCCGACGCCAACGAGGCCTACCTGCGCCTTTCGGGCCGCGCTGCCGAGGAGGTCCTGGGCCGCTACCTCTTCGACGTCTTCCCCGACAACCCCGGCGACCCGGCCGCCAGCGGCATGAGCAACCTCCACGCGTCCCTCCGCCGGGTCGCCTCCACCGGGGAAGCCGACAGCATGGCCCTGCAGCGCTACGACGTGCAGGACCCCGACCGGCCGGGCACGTGGGAGGAGCGCTACTGGAGCCCGGTCAACGTACCGGTGCTCGGCCCGGACGGTTCCGTGGTGCTCCTGCTCCACCGGGTCGAGGAGGTCACGGAACTCATCCGTGCCCGCGGTACCCGCGGCGGCGGTGCCCGTGCCAGGGTCCTGGAAGCGGAGCTCTACACCCGGGCCCGGGAACTGCAGGAGCTGAACCAGCGCCTGCGCGAGGCCCACGCCCGAGAACGCGAGGTCGCGCTCCACCTCCAGCAGGCGATGCTGCCCGAGCCCGACCCGCTGGGTCACCACGGTGCAGCGGTGCGCTACCGGCCCGCCACCGGATCCCTCAACGTGTGCGGCGACTGGTACGACCTGTTCGACCTGCCCGGCCGCCGGTGCACCGCGGTCGCCGTCGGGGACGTCGTCGGCCACGGACTGACCGCCGCCGGTGTCATGGGCCAGCTCCGCAGCGCCCTGTCCGCCGCCTCCCGGGTCGCCGGGGGTCCCGCCCAGGCCCTGGAGGTCCTCGGTCTCTACGCCCGCTTCGTCAAGGGCGCCGAGTCCGCCACCGCCGTGTCGGTCTTCATCGACTGGTCCGCCCACACCCTCACCTACAGCAGCGCCGGCCACCCCCCGCCGGTGCTCTGCCACCCGGACGGCAGCGTGACCTTCCTCGACCAGGCGACCGACCCCCCACTGGGCGCCCGCCCCGAACACGTGAGCCGCCCGCAGAGCCGGACCGGCTTCACCGAGGGCTCCACCCTCGTCCTCTACACCGACGGACTCGTCGAGCGGCGCCACGAGGACATCGACATCGGCCTGCGCCGGCTCGCCGACTCCGTCATCCGCCACCGGACCGCCGACCCCGACAGCCTGGCCGACGCCCTCCTGATCGACCTGGTCCCGCCCGCCGGCATCACGGACGACACCGCCCTGGTCGTTCTCCGCCTGTGA
- a CDS encoding M1 family aminopeptidase, translated as MRSTPHKALATTVLAVAALAAASVTATPAAAAPAPAPRAAACTPAQVVTNGGFESGTSPWSQSQAGVITSRAGQSAHGGSSFAWLNGVGSTHTDTLSQSVTIPSGCSSATLTFWLHIDTAETTTSTKYDKLTAKIGSTTLATYSNLDRNTGYVQKSFDVSAFAGQTVSVAFTGTEDSSLQTSFVVDDVALDTSGGTTPPGDSTRTPSAPSYTVSLSSNTAGTGWTGHESATFTNSSATALSEVYLRLWDNYHGTCSAMPITVTNVTGGTAGALSVGCTALKIDLPAPLPQGQSATIGFDLGITVPSGADRFGYDGAFSMLGNALPVLAVRDGAGWHLDPYTNNGESFYSLASDFKVTLDHPSALLVPATGASVDTPGTSGRTITTATATKVRDFAWAAGPFSKISGTSAGGTPVNIYSVSGISSSDAQSMLSTAKSAVDAHSARFGAYPYGELDAVIDNNYWFGGMEYPGFVLDLVSTTALTHEIAHQWWYGIVGDDEYTSPWLDEAFTDYATDLAQNKTGTGCWNSVSWASSAEKITNNMGYWDAHSSRYSTVVYGYGKCALHDLRRVLGDTAMAKVLKDYATSHWYGVSTTAEFKAAAQAATATDLTSFWTQHRIDG; from the coding sequence GTGAGATCCACCCCCCACAAGGCCCTCGCGACGACCGTGCTGGCCGTCGCCGCGCTGGCCGCCGCCTCGGTCACCGCCACCCCCGCGGCCGCCGCACCGGCCCCCGCCCCACGGGCCGCCGCCTGTACGCCGGCCCAGGTCGTCACCAACGGCGGTTTCGAGAGCGGCACTTCGCCCTGGAGCCAGTCCCAGGCCGGCGTCATCACCAGCCGCGCCGGCCAGAGCGCCCACGGCGGTTCCTCCTTCGCCTGGCTGAACGGCGTCGGCAGCACGCACACCGACACGCTGTCCCAGAGCGTCACGATCCCCTCCGGATGCAGCAGCGCCACCCTCACCTTCTGGCTGCACATCGACACCGCCGAGACCACCACGTCCACGAAGTACGACAAGCTGACGGCGAAGATCGGCAGCACGACGCTCGCGACGTACTCGAACCTGGACAGGAACACCGGCTACGTACAGAAGTCCTTCGACGTGTCGGCGTTCGCCGGCCAGACCGTGAGCGTCGCCTTCACCGGGACCGAGGACTCCAGCCTCCAGACGAGCTTCGTGGTCGACGACGTGGCCCTCGACACCTCCGGCGGCACCACCCCGCCCGGGGACTCCACCCGTACCCCGTCCGCCCCCTCGTACACCGTCAGCCTCAGCAGCAACACCGCGGGAACCGGCTGGACCGGGCACGAGAGCGCCACCTTCACCAACTCCTCCGCCACCGCGCTCAGCGAGGTGTACCTGCGGCTGTGGGACAACTACCACGGCACCTGCTCCGCCATGCCGATCACGGTCACCAACGTCACCGGGGGCACCGCGGGCGCGCTCAGCGTCGGCTGCACGGCCCTCAAGATCGACCTGCCCGCGCCGCTGCCCCAGGGGCAGAGCGCCACGATCGGCTTCGACCTCGGCATCACCGTGCCCAGCGGCGCCGACCGCTTCGGCTACGACGGGGCCTTCAGCATGCTCGGCAACGCCCTGCCGGTGCTCGCGGTCAGGGACGGGGCGGGCTGGCACCTGGACCCGTACACCAACAACGGGGAGTCCTTCTACTCCCTGGCCTCCGACTTCAAGGTGACCCTGGACCACCCGAGCGCCCTGCTCGTACCGGCCACCGGCGCCTCCGTCGACACCCCCGGGACCAGCGGGCGCACGATCACCACCGCCACCGCCACCAAGGTCCGGGACTTCGCCTGGGCGGCCGGTCCGTTCAGCAAGATCTCCGGCACCTCGGCCGGCGGCACCCCGGTCAACATCTACTCCGTCTCGGGCATCAGCTCGTCCGACGCGCAGTCGATGCTCAGCACCGCCAAGTCCGCGGTGGACGCCCACTCGGCCCGCTTCGGGGCGTACCCGTACGGCGAGCTGGACGCGGTGATCGACAACAACTACTGGTTCGGCGGGATGGAATACCCCGGGTTCGTCCTGGACCTGGTCAGCACGACGGCGCTCACCCACGAGATCGCGCACCAGTGGTGGTACGGCATCGTCGGCGACGACGAGTACACCAGCCCCTGGCTGGACGAGGCCTTCACCGACTACGCCACCGACCTGGCGCAGAACAAGACCGGAACCGGCTGCTGGAACAGCGTCTCCTGGGCCTCTTCCGCCGAGAAGATCACCAACAACATGGGCTACTGGGACGCCCACTCCTCCCGGTACTCCACCGTCGTCTACGGCTACGGCAAGTGCGCCCTGCACGATCTGCGGCGCGTCCTCGGTGACACCGCGATGGCCAAGGTCCTCAAGGACTACGCCACTTCGCACTGGTACGGGGTCTCGACCACGGCCGAGTTCAAGGCGGCCGCCCAGGCTGCCACGGCCACGGACCTGACCTCCTTCTGGACCCAGCACCGCATCGACGGCTGA
- a CDS encoding GNAT family N-acetyltransferase — translation MGDLVTARLVLHPMTGDEAGRLAAGEPPRGARWAPGYPTHGDVVAAERLLRTLADTGDPRPFGNYEIRRREDGAAIGGAGFHGPADQDGRVTIGYGLIPSARGRGYASEALRALLVCARDHGIRCVRGDADHENIASHRVMTAAGMRPVGEDDRVTYFEIGWTGTTTTVRTPG, via the coding sequence ATGGGAGATCTGGTGACGGCGCGGCTCGTGCTCCATCCGATGACCGGCGACGAGGCCGGGCGGCTGGCGGCGGGCGAACCGCCCCGCGGCGCCCGATGGGCGCCCGGATACCCCACCCACGGCGACGTCGTCGCCGCCGAGCGCCTCTTGCGCACCCTCGCGGACACCGGCGACCCCCGGCCGTTCGGCAACTATGAGATCCGCCGCCGCGAGGACGGCGCCGCGATCGGCGGCGCGGGCTTCCACGGACCCGCGGACCAGGACGGCCGCGTCACGATCGGCTACGGCCTCATCCCCTCGGCGCGGGGCCGGGGATACGCCTCCGAAGCCCTCCGCGCGCTGCTCGTGTGTGCACGGGACCACGGCATCAGGTGCGTGCGGGGCGACGCCGATCACGAGAACATCGCGTCCCACCGCGTCATGACGGCGGCCGGCATGCGACCCGTGGGAGAGGACGACCGCGTCACGTACTTCGAGATCGGCTGGACCGGCACGACCACGACCGTCCGGACGCCCGGCTAG
- a CDS encoding carbohydrate ABC transporter permease, whose product MTRPAPSTTTGTGRPPPARRVRRSLAPYAYVAPFFTLFAAFGLFPLLYTAYVSLYRVELQTPGAMQWRGLDNYAALFSDSYFWTALRNTFTIGVLSTVPQLAMALGLAHLLNRRLRARTFFRTAVLLPYATSVAAATLVFAQLFGRDFGMVNYLLGLTGIGPVDWQTGTVASQLAVSSIVVWRWTGYNALIYLAGMQSIPAELYEAAELDGASGWRQFVHVTLPGLRPTIVFTAVVSTIGATQLFGEPLLFEGSVSGGISHQYQTLGLYLYEQGWGFFHLGRAAAIAWVMFLLILVLVGANALLVRSRSRKEAAR is encoded by the coding sequence ATGACCCGCCCCGCCCCATCGACCACCACCGGTACCGGACGCCCGCCACCCGCCCGACGGGTCCGGCGCTCCCTGGCCCCGTACGCCTACGTCGCCCCGTTCTTCACCCTCTTCGCCGCCTTCGGCCTCTTCCCGCTCCTCTACACCGCCTACGTCTCGCTCTACCGCGTCGAACTCCAGACGCCCGGAGCGATGCAGTGGAGGGGCCTGGACAACTACGCGGCGCTCTTCTCCGACAGCTACTTCTGGACCGCGCTGCGCAACACCTTCACCATCGGGGTCCTCTCCACCGTTCCCCAGCTCGCCATGGCCCTCGGCCTCGCCCACCTGCTCAACCGCCGCCTGCGCGCCCGCACCTTCTTCCGGACCGCCGTCCTGCTCCCGTACGCCACCTCCGTCGCCGCCGCCACCCTCGTCTTCGCCCAGCTCTTCGGCCGCGACTTCGGCATGGTCAACTACCTCCTCGGCCTCACCGGCATCGGCCCGGTGGACTGGCAGACCGGCACCGTCGCCTCCCAGCTCGCGGTCTCCTCGATCGTCGTGTGGCGCTGGACCGGCTACAACGCCCTGATCTACCTGGCCGGCATGCAGAGCATCCCGGCCGAGCTCTACGAGGCGGCCGAGCTGGACGGAGCCTCCGGCTGGCGGCAGTTCGTCCACGTCACCCTGCCCGGACTGCGCCCCACGATCGTCTTCACCGCCGTCGTCTCGACCATCGGCGCCACCCAGCTCTTCGGTGAACCGCTGCTCTTCGAGGGTTCCGTCTCGGGCGGCATCTCGCACCAGTACCAGACCCTCGGCCTCTACCTGTACGAACAGGGCTGGGGCTTCTTCCACCTGGGCCGCGCCGCCGCGATCGCCTGGGTGATGTTCCTGCTCATCCTGGTACTGGTGGGCGCCAACGCCCTCCTCGTACGCAGCCGTTCCCGCAAGGAGGCCGCCCGATGA
- a CDS encoding GH1 family beta-glucosidase gives MTAVDARPDASPLLRFPRGFRWGTATAAYQIEGAATEDGRTPSIWDTFSRTPGKVRNGDTGDVAADHYHRMREDVALMKRLGVSDYRFSVSWPRVQPTGCGPASPRGLDFYRRLTDTLLDAGIRPVATLYHWDLPQELEDAGGWPRRETADRFAEYAFLTAGALGDRVTTWTTLNEPWCTAFLGYASGEHAPGRTDPAAALRAAHHLNLAHGRAVQALRASAAPSAEVSLTLNLHAVRPLTDSAADRDAARRIDALGNRIFLDPVFHARLPQDLVRDTAPVTDWSFVRDGDLRTASAPVDSLGVNYYAPTVVAAGDCPTPSPWPAAEGHVRFPSLPGPRTAMDWPVDAEGLYGLLTALAEELPGVPLLVTENGAAYHDYADPAGRVRDPERIAYLRAHLAAVHRAIGRGADVRGYFLWSLLDNFEWAHGYGKRFGIVHVDFASQRRTPKDSARWYADVIARGGVVQ, from the coding sequence ATGACAGCCGTCGACGCACGCCCCGACGCCTCGCCGCTCCTGCGATTCCCCCGGGGATTCCGCTGGGGGACGGCCACCGCCGCCTACCAGATCGAGGGTGCGGCCACCGAGGACGGCCGCACCCCGTCCATCTGGGACACCTTCAGCCGCACCCCCGGCAAGGTCCGCAACGGCGACACCGGAGACGTCGCCGCCGACCACTACCACCGCATGCGCGAGGACGTCGCCCTCATGAAGCGCCTCGGGGTGAGCGACTACCGCTTCTCCGTCTCCTGGCCCCGGGTGCAGCCGACCGGCTGCGGCCCGGCCTCCCCGCGGGGCCTGGACTTCTACCGGCGGCTCACCGACACGCTGCTGGACGCCGGGATCCGCCCGGTCGCCACGCTCTACCACTGGGACCTGCCCCAGGAACTGGAGGACGCGGGGGGCTGGCCCCGCCGGGAGACGGCCGACCGCTTCGCCGAGTACGCGTTCCTCACCGCCGGGGCCCTCGGTGACCGGGTGACGACCTGGACGACCCTCAACGAGCCCTGGTGCACCGCCTTCCTGGGCTACGCCTCCGGGGAGCACGCCCCGGGCCGCACCGACCCGGCCGCCGCCCTGCGCGCCGCCCACCACCTCAACCTCGCCCACGGGCGTGCCGTCCAGGCGCTGCGCGCCTCCGCGGCGCCCTCGGCCGAGGTCTCCCTGACCCTCAACCTGCACGCGGTGCGCCCGCTGACGGACTCCGCGGCCGACCGCGACGCCGCCCGCAGGATCGACGCCCTCGGCAACCGGATCTTCCTCGACCCCGTCTTCCACGCCCGGCTCCCGCAGGACCTGGTCCGCGACACGGCACCGGTCACCGACTGGTCCTTCGTGCGCGACGGCGACCTGAGGACCGCCTCCGCGCCGGTCGACTCCCTAGGCGTCAACTACTACGCCCCGACCGTCGTCGCGGCGGGCGACTGCCCGACGCCCTCGCCCTGGCCCGCGGCCGAAGGGCACGTACGCTTCCCGAGCCTCCCCGGCCCCCGGACCGCCATGGACTGGCCGGTCGATGCGGAGGGGCTCTACGGGCTGCTCACCGCGCTCGCCGAGGAACTGCCCGGCGTACCGCTGCTGGTCACCGAGAACGGGGCGGCGTACCACGACTACGCGGACCCGGCCGGCCGGGTCCGCGACCCGGAACGGATCGCCTACCTGCGGGCCCACCTGGCCGCGGTGCACCGGGCGATCGGGCGGGGGGCCGACGTGCGCGGGTACTTCCTGTGGTCGCTGCTGGACAACTTCGAGTGGGCGCACGGCTACGGCAAGCGGTTCGGCATCGTCCACGTCGACTTCGCGTCCCAGCGGCGGACACCGAAGGACAGCGCCCGCTGGTACGCCGACGTCATCGCGCGCGGCGGCGTCGTTCAGTAA
- a CDS encoding ABC transporter substrate-binding protein: MPTARAATTAGIPAGTTPARTRGVALRLGAVALAGALLAACGSGGEPQGAAAGAGGKVTVTVDLFGSFGYKEAGLYAEYEKLHPEVTVKQTDTEDEQDYWKSLQTRLAGGGGLADVQGIEVGRIAAVTQQQSDRFEDLTAYGAGALRNSFADAKWSAATTKDGKVLGLGTDVGPEAMCYRRDLFEKAGLPTGREELAAQWSTWDGYLELGRRYRDHAPDKSAWLDSVGSLYAVMTGQAKERYYDASGALVYETNPAVRTAWDTSVRAAQDGLSAKLDQWSPPWNQAFAAGSFATLPCPAWMLGYIKGQAGDAGAGKWDVAALPGGAGNWGGSYLAVPRAAKHKKEAYALIQWLTAPEQQARLFEKQGSFPSSTGAIAKVADVKDPYFSQAPTGRIFGDAAKAAPVQVLGAADKTIADQITNALSEVERKGTAPDKAWETAGKGVRNATG; the protein is encoded by the coding sequence ATGCCCACAGCCCGAGCCGCCACCACCGCCGGCATCCCCGCCGGCACCACCCCCGCCAGAACCCGGGGCGTCGCCCTCCGCCTCGGCGCGGTCGCCCTCGCCGGGGCCCTGCTGGCCGCCTGCGGATCCGGTGGGGAACCGCAGGGCGCCGCCGCGGGCGCCGGGGGCAAGGTCACCGTCACCGTCGACCTCTTCGGCTCGTTCGGCTACAAGGAGGCCGGGCTCTACGCGGAGTACGAGAAGCTGCATCCGGAGGTCACGGTCAAGCAGACGGACACCGAGGACGAGCAGGACTACTGGAAGTCCCTGCAGACCCGGCTCGCGGGCGGGGGAGGCCTCGCCGACGTACAGGGCATCGAGGTCGGCCGGATCGCCGCGGTGACGCAGCAGCAGTCGGACAGGTTCGAGGACCTCACCGCCTACGGGGCGGGCGCACTGCGGAACTCCTTCGCCGACGCCAAGTGGTCGGCGGCCACCACCAAGGACGGCAAGGTACTGGGCCTGGGCACCGACGTCGGACCCGAGGCCATGTGCTACCGCCGCGACCTGTTCGAGAAGGCCGGACTGCCCACCGGACGCGAGGAACTCGCCGCCCAGTGGTCCACCTGGGACGGGTACCTGGAGCTGGGCCGGCGCTACCGCGACCACGCCCCCGACAAGAGTGCCTGGCTGGACAGCGTGGGCAGCCTCTACGCCGTCATGACCGGACAGGCGAAGGAACGTTACTACGACGCCTCCGGCGCGCTGGTGTACGAGACCAACCCGGCCGTCAGGACGGCGTGGGACACCTCCGTGCGCGCCGCCCAGGACGGACTGAGCGCCAAGCTCGACCAGTGGTCCCCGCCGTGGAACCAGGCCTTCGCCGCCGGTTCCTTCGCCACCCTCCCGTGCCCCGCCTGGATGCTCGGCTACATCAAGGGCCAGGCGGGCGACGCCGGCGCGGGCAAGTGGGACGTCGCCGCGCTGCCGGGCGGCGCCGGGAACTGGGGCGGCTCCTACCTCGCGGTCCCGCGCGCCGCGAAGCACAAGAAGGAGGCCTACGCGCTCATCCAGTGGCTCACCGCCCCCGAACAGCAGGCCCGCCTCTTCGAGAAGCAGGGTTCCTTCCCCTCCTCCACCGGCGCGATCGCCAAGGTCGCCGACGTCAAGGACCCCTACTTCTCGCAGGCCCCCACCGGCCGGATCTTCGGAGACGCCGCCAAGGCCGCACCCGTCCAGGTGCTCGGAGCCGCCGACAAGACCATCGCGGACCAGATCACGAACGCGCTGAGCGAGGTCGAGCGCAAGGGCACCGCACCGGACAAGGCGTGGGAGACCGCCGGGAAGGGCGTACGGAACGCCACCGGCTGA
- a CDS encoding carbohydrate ABC transporter permease has translation MTAVTAPPSRRAAAGPPTAPVRRRGRADGPRRGGRLTYAVLTAAVLVSAFPFYWTIVAASRSNADLARTPPSLLPGPHLMHNLRQVLEEADIGKALLNSLIVSGSITVGTVLCSTLAGFAFAKLRFRGRGLLLTLTVSTMMIPPQLAVIPLFMLIARLHWVNQLQAVVLPGLVSAFGVFFMRQVLVQSLPDELIEAARVDGASTARIFRSVVLPIARPGMAVLGLLTFMTAWNDFFWPVVALSSQEPTVQVALRQLGGGYVHDQSVIMAGTLLGTLPVLLVFGLLGRQIVGGIMQGAVKG, from the coding sequence ATGACCGCCGTCACCGCCCCGCCCTCGCGCCGCGCGGCCGCCGGGCCCCCCACCGCCCCCGTCCGCCGGCGCGGCCGGGCCGACGGACCGCGGCGCGGCGGCCGGCTCACGTACGCGGTCCTCACCGCGGCCGTGCTGGTCTCGGCGTTCCCGTTCTACTGGACGATCGTCGCCGCCAGCCGCTCCAACGCCGACCTCGCGAGGACCCCGCCCTCGCTGCTGCCCGGCCCGCACCTGATGCACAACCTCCGGCAGGTCCTGGAGGAGGCCGACATCGGCAAGGCCCTGCTCAACTCCCTGATCGTCTCCGGCTCGATCACCGTCGGCACCGTCCTGTGCTCCACCCTCGCCGGCTTCGCCTTCGCCAAACTGCGCTTCCGCGGGCGGGGGTTGCTGCTCACCCTCACCGTGTCCACCATGATGATCCCGCCGCAGCTCGCGGTGATCCCGCTCTTCATGCTGATCGCCCGGCTCCACTGGGTCAACCAGTTGCAGGCCGTCGTCCTGCCCGGACTCGTATCGGCCTTCGGCGTGTTCTTCATGCGGCAGGTCCTCGTCCAGTCCCTGCCCGACGAACTGATCGAAGCGGCCCGCGTCGACGGCGCCTCCACCGCCCGCATCTTCCGGTCCGTCGTGCTGCCGATCGCCCGGCCCGGCATGGCCGTGCTCGGCCTGCTCACCTTCATGACGGCGTGGAACGACTTCTTCTGGCCCGTCGTCGCGCTCTCCTCGCAGGAACCGACCGTGCAGGTCGCACTCCGCCAGCTGGGCGGCGGATACGTCCACGACCAGTCCGTGATCATGGCGGGCACCCTGCTCGGCACCCTTCCCGTACTGCTGGTCTTCGGCCTCCTCGGCCGTCAGATCGTCGGCGGCATCATGCAGGGCGCGGTCAAGGGCTGA
- a CDS encoding glycoside hydrolase family 16 protein, with protein sequence MRVTPPPRGLLRRAALAVAALLLPAAAVLVAIPADASVPADPPGWTSVFRDDFNGPAGSGVNGADWQYTTGTSYPGGPAGFGTGEVETMTADPSNVSLDGAGNLRITPRRDGAGNWTSGRVETRRSDFQPPAGGKLRVEAGVQMPNVTGAAAKGYWPAFWMLGAPYRGNWWNWPGIGEIDIMENVQGINNEWATMHCGTSPGGPCNETSGIGGQQVCSPATCQGGFHTYAAEWDRGTSPEEVRFYLDGVNFHTVRADRMDAATWNAATGHGFFLILNVAMGGAFPGAFGGGPDAGTEPGHPMTVDYVAVWQSGTGATTPPTPTPTPTPTPTPTPTPTPTPTPTPPTGGRDAYAAIQAESYDGQGGLTAETTTDTGGGQDVGSAAQGDWARYRGVDFGASAATQFRARVASGAAGGVSGLVEVRLDSRTNPPIGSFAVAGTGGWQSWRTVPANISGVTGTHDVYLTFTSGQPADFVNVNWFEFGH encoded by the coding sequence ATGAGAGTTACGCCCCCACCGCGAGGACTCCTGAGGCGAGCGGCCCTCGCCGTCGCCGCGCTGCTCCTGCCGGCCGCCGCCGTGCTCGTCGCCATCCCGGCCGACGCCTCGGTACCCGCCGACCCGCCCGGTTGGACCTCGGTCTTCCGCGACGACTTCAACGGTCCCGCGGGATCCGGGGTCAACGGCGCCGACTGGCAGTACACGACCGGGACGAGCTACCCGGGCGGCCCGGCCGGCTTCGGCACGGGCGAGGTCGAGACGATGACCGCCGACCCGTCCAACGTCTCCCTCGACGGCGCCGGCAACCTGCGCATCACCCCGCGGCGAGACGGCGCCGGCAACTGGACCTCGGGCCGCGTCGAGACGAGGCGCTCCGACTTCCAGCCGCCCGCCGGCGGCAAGCTGCGCGTCGAGGCCGGGGTCCAGATGCCGAACGTCACGGGCGCGGCGGCCAAGGGCTACTGGCCCGCCTTCTGGATGCTGGGCGCCCCCTACCGGGGCAACTGGTGGAACTGGCCCGGCATCGGCGAGATCGACATCATGGAGAACGTCCAGGGCATCAACAACGAGTGGGCCACGATGCACTGCGGCACCAGCCCCGGCGGACCGTGCAACGAGACCTCAGGCATCGGTGGCCAGCAGGTCTGCTCACCGGCCACCTGTCAGGGGGGCTTCCACACCTACGCCGCCGAATGGGACCGCGGCACCAGCCCCGAAGAGGTCCGCTTCTACCTCGACGGCGTCAACTTCCACACCGTCCGCGCGGACCGGATGGACGCCGCCACCTGGAACGCGGCGACCGGCCACGGCTTCTTCCTCATCCTGAACGTCGCCATGGGCGGGGCGTTCCCCGGGGCCTTCGGCGGCGGCCCGGACGCCGGCACCGAGCCCGGTCACCCCATGACGGTGGACTACGTGGCGGTCTGGCAGAGCGGCACGGGCGCCACCACCCCGCCCACCCCGACCCCCACCCCGACCCCCACCCCCACCCCCACCCCCACCCCCACCCCCACACCGACTCCCACACCGCCGACCGGCGGCCGTGACGCCTACGCGGCGATCCAGGCGGAGTCGTACGACGGCCAGGGGGGCCTGACGGCCGAGACCACCACCGACACCGGCGGCGGCCAGGACGTCGGCTCGGCCGCCCAGGGCGACTGGGCCCGCTACCGGGGGGTCGACTTCGGCGCCTCGGCCGCGACCCAGTTCCGGGCCCGCGTCGCGAGCGGTGCGGCGGGCGGGGTCAGCGGACTGGTCGAGGTGCGCCTGGACAGCCGCACCAACCCCCCGATCGGCAGCTTCGCCGTCGCCGGCACCGGTGGCTGGCAGAGCTGGCGGACCGTCCCGGCGAACATCTCGGGCGTCACCGGCACCCACGACGTGTACCTGACCTTCACCAGCGGTCAGCCGGCCGACTTCGTGAACGTCAACTGGTTCGAATTCGGCCACTGA